The Plutella xylostella chromosome 25, ilPluXylo3.1, whole genome shotgun sequence region tgattataataattcaattcattttattgcagatataaaatccataaaaaaaatagttagtaacaatgttaaCTTACGCTAATGTTAGTACCTTATGCTAAACacaataatgataaataataaataaaaagtgtaaGTACACAGGTGTAGCCTACTCACCGATCCTCCGTCCACCACGGCCGGACATGCAGACTGCACCAGTGGCGCAGGATCGGGGAGTCCCACCTGTCCACCAACGTACCTAGCAAGCTGTTGGAGCTGGCGCGCACTCGCCCGAGCAGAGACGCACACCTTTTCCGTAACACGGCATGGAAGCCATCTGTGTGCGCCTCAGCAAACATGCCGGAAGCGCTACAAAAGCGTCTCAGCCCCAGCAGCACCCTAAATGCGTTGTTATATTGCACGCGCAGGGCATTGTATGCTCCCTGCGTATAGCTGGTCCACAGGCTGCAGGTGTACATAGACTGGCAGAAAGCCTTGAAAAGCATGATTTTGACTTCCTTTGTACACCTAGCGAACCTACGGGCCAACATGTTAGCACGAACACACAACGCCCTGCGCTCCCTCTCAATGTCTGCCTTGTCACTTAAGTCGCAGGTGACCCAGTGACCcaggtatttaaatttgtcAACTTGTTTGAGCGGAGTTCCATTTAAGGGGATGTCAGGAACAGTGGTGTATGTCTTGTTGACCGCCCTGAACACCATGAACTCGCTCTTAGACTCGTTATACCTGAGTCCATGAGTCACCGCATACTGTTCGCATATCGCCAGTAGATGTCTGAGAGCCCTCACCGTTGGGCTCAGCAACACCATATCGTCGGCGTAGCTGATATTGTTCATAGCTACCCCGTCAATTGAACAACCAACTTGAGCGTTGCTGAGCTCAACGATGAGCTGGTTGACGTACAAGCTGAAGAGCTTAGGGGAGGTTAGGCCACCTTGCCTCACTCCACACTCCAGCCTGTAAGCATCCGACAAGCTGCTCCCCGCCCATCTCACACAATTAGTCTGATTGCCGTACCAATACTTAAGAACCGATATTACCTCTTTAGGTAGTGTGGTTTCCCTTACCAACTTATCCCACAGCACTTTATACGACACCAGGTCAAATGCCTTGGACAGATCCAGAAAACAGGCGTATACCGGCGTCCTCCTGTCAGCGTAGTATTGAACAGTATGCTTGAGGCATAATATGGCAGTTTCGGTGGACAGATTGGGACGAAACCCGAATTGTGCATCGTGAATCTTTATATGCTCACCCAGACGCCGGTCAAGCATACTATCCAAAACCTTCGCTATGACAGTGGCCAGCGATATAGGCCTGTAGTTGGACAAGTCCGAGGCATCCCCAGTTTTGTTCTTAAGTATCGGCACCACAATCGTCTTCATCATCTCCGACGGCAGATATGAGTGACTAAGACAGAGATTGTAGAACATTGCCAACACTCTAGGTAGGTGGACCCCTGCACACTGGAGATGTTCGATGCTGAGATGGTCATGACCAGGCGACTTGCCACGCACCATCTTTCCAATAACTTTGGCAACTTCTTTGGCCTGAAAGCGGACCTCAAGTTCCTGTTGTGAACCGTCTACCACCTCAGCATCATCTACATGTACAGCCGGACCCAATGGTGAGCTAACCTGAAAATGAGATTTAAATAAGTTGGCAATGTCCTTAGGGTCATGCACTCCTCCTACGCTCACAGGGTGGCCCGACCTTGGGTTCAGCTTCTTAGTTTCCTTCCAAAAGGAGCCAAATTTTTTAGAAGAATGTAGTGAGGCAATTTTATCCATCTTGATCTGCTCTTGAATAAtgcaatacaaaacaaaatactaaaataatacaaataataaaaaaaaagacaaGTCAAAATATGTCATGCACATGCAAGTTAATAAATTCGTCAACTGAGTAGAAGCACTTTTCCAACAAGAAGGCACGTAAAGAATtcttaaataaagttattttgtcAATTTGTTTCAAGTCAATTGGTAGTTTATTGTATAAGAACACAGCCTGATATCGCGCACTATGTTCCACAATTTTGAGTCTGGCGCTCAGAGAATTAATGCGAATATCTCTCCTCCTTGTTTTATTTCGCGCTTCCTTAAGATCTGCTGATTCGTATCTGGGTAGATTTTTTGATAACTTTGTGAgtagtacaaaaatatacaaggAAGGGGCAGTTAATATTCCTAACCTCACAAAGTGTTCCCTACACGAGTCCCAGGGTGGAATACGGACCATTGTACGGATGGCCCGTTTCTGGATTGTAAATGCTTTTTTCATGTTGTAGTCATGACTCTGACCCCAAAACATGATGCTGTATAATAAAAGTCACtggtaatttttgtatggagatCCGAATTTGATTTTCGAAAAAGTTATTCTGATTGATGAGCTGTGCGtactaatgataaataaaaatatccatatcgataaaaaaaacattcatgcaCTATTGTTGGTTGTGCTGACCctccagttattttattagactttaacttttttatacatataaataatctaaatcCTATGCTTTAGCCTTTAATTTTAGCTTACTTTTCCTCATCCAGTGGAAATTTGGCCATGAAAATTCTCTTTTGGCCATCTATACGACCGGCTAGCGGCTCTTAAACCACATATTTcacaagttttataaaacataattattatcaataatatcaagcaacattaatagttaggtacctccacacaaacactgcacttatccacagtaataataatatataaataactgttaaatcttaatttatttatgatttaaaattatttttcaaactaaacgattgactgactgacactgacagatgACAAAAGCCAAAGATGTCTATGATAGCgtaaaaagtactctgtgagcggtgctcgccattatttttcgtacgcgttccatacttattttttcCCAGACTGTCTTTCGCCAGACTGCAAATAACAATCAACAAACAATACCACCGCATCgtatttctttataattacaatgttgttttacctacttaactacatAACTGCAAAATTATGCCGATACTGGAAGATAAACAAGTGAAAAATGCAGGTGTGACCTGAGATAAACAGCGGAAGAAAACGCGTTATTCGTTACTGTTTTAACTGGTAGGTTAGATGCTGCTACGACCAGAGTCTCTGGAAGACCATTGCCTTACGTATTGAAGAAGTACAGGAAAGCCGTTTTGTGGATATGCATATGCAGGCTGGGCAGGTCTCATCAGAGAGCCAGAGGTGCAGGCATTAACAACCCACAGAGAATTGAATAGATAacttttattcattttatcaacatagttataaaattaaatatgaattacctactattttagtaataagtattaaacattaaaaatacaattttaaaatactgttttttatttataaagagatAACACTGCATAGATAGATTGCGAAATTTTGGTAATGAGTACTTGTGTATTGGTTCCAATTCAAGCACATAAATGTTTTCCTCTGCTATAATAACGATTACAATTCTGTTTAAGACACTACACTGATTGAAATAGtttcaaatacatacattattataagaaaataaatttaaaattggttataatggaTGCTTTTTGGGTCATTAGAtttgaagtatattttaagGGACCAAACGTCAAAATAAAGTCACTTTAGTGGCTAATGTGGCTTTGTGCAACGTAAAAATGAAGAAAAAACGACATTGACATTTCATTAGGGTAAATTTGACATTTCATTAGATAAATTTAAAAGTCTCATGAAACGTCACATTAAAATGCTTTTCTGCAACGACTTAATTGGACTTTAAGGTTTAatgatgtttttaaaacttaaaggACGTTTCTGCAACTGAGTGAGACAAGATAAGAAGAATAATGACATACGCTGAGTTCCAGAATGGAACATTATGCAAATGTTGGCATTAAATCTGTGTCTATCTTTTTCTGTCCGTATGTATCGCTGTCAAAGCAGGACAGCGATACATTTaaggtcgacattagcttaaagtccctttcggCAACTCAGATAATTTTTATATCACATCACACATCGCAAAAATAAAGCTTATTTTCTACAACAAAACTACAGCGGCAATTTTACTGTAAGTACCATAgaccagtgtttttcaacctgtgggtcgcgaccccccggggggtcgcgaagcttctgtaggggggtcgccaaagAGCGAAAAAACTGGAAActtcagtaaaaaaacaataaagattttataaagacaatattgaaaaaacaaaaaaaaagtaataatttattaagaaagactcttactttaaaaatgcttttacttaaaattttcttaaatgcGAAGGTtgagcttgttttttattaattaaattatcccatcgtggatctgttttagtacaatagaccacatccacacagtaaggcagattacacAGAAGACTGAAGAGTATAATCGGTCTATTtgtatctagcctttgtggactatgaaaacgccttcaactctatcgagacctgggcaattttggaagcgttgcagagatttcaaatcgactggcgctatatcgaggtgttgaggaGTCTGTCTGAACGATGCCGCTGGACAATGGAGTGcaagtacatgtcacacctctcTGCTTTGCGGAttacatcgttattatggcagaatctctgcaggaactcagttGGATGATAGAAgttggcctaaatgctgcttctaAACGTGTAGGCTTCGGGGTCaaaacttggacaagacgaaagtcatgtacaatgctcacatcgaacGGGAGCCGAtgatcgttggtgaggcaacaatcgaagttgtacaagaatatgtctacctcgggcagactattcggctaggcagaagcaacttcgacaaggaggctgcaaggcgcatccaactgggttgggctgcattcgggaaacttcgtcagcACATATTCTCCCTGGCCatccctcagagcctgaagactaaagatttcaaccagtgcgtcctgccagtgatgacgtatggtgcagagacgtgatcactgacggtaggactagtccaccgatttaaagtcactcagcgtgctatggagagagctatgcttgggggcATCAGAAATTAGGTTTTCCGTCAGTCAGAGGATTAAGATTactgacatagctgtcaaaatatgcaagctgaagtggtagtgtgctggtcatatctgccgaagaaccgataaccgttggggtaaacgtgttctcgAGTATagaccacgaataggcaaaTTAACGTACCGTTTAAAGACGACGACAACAAGtatctatttttttgtaaagccaggtattttgtctttttcatttcacccttgaaaacttttattcaagatatttaaatgCTCAAAAAATTCAGAAAGAAAAGTTAATTTCGAAAATGAAATTCCGGGTCGCAATGACATTAGTCGtacgtacctatgtacatgGCCACACGTATCCAATGtgtgtaattgtaaaataatgtgtttttaaatccgATAAATATGTACTCCTTCGAATCCTAATCATGGAGACCATAAATACGTCGTATGGAAGGAATATTGGGATAactgtaacatacacatacatacatgataaaaaaccgaaagggtcaagggggtcgcgaaatatttttttataccaggggggtcgcatcatgaaaaaggttgaaaaacactgccaTAGACTATGTACTactaatgtaataataatttgcagGTGGTTCGTCTGCAAAGGGTCCTGACAAACGGTATCGGAGTGCATCACAGTGGCATCTTGCCATTGCTGAAAGAGATCGTCGAAATGCTGTTCCAATCTGgacatgtatgtatttatattttacttatgtaGTTTAGTTGTAGCTGTGGTTGTAGTTTGTCTTTACAAAATGCCCCAGAAACCCGTAAATTGTTACTAATTTATGCTATTCAGACGTTATTGATAGAATTCAATAATGGTCGATGGTTTGCGTGCTTTAGTTCGCTCGCAGTTTATCAAAGTGATAACCACATTTCGCCATCGAGAAAATAGACGACGTCTGGTCATCATTCATAGCAGCCAGGAGAAACAAAACACTCTGAAAGTCGACAGTTGATTATGAAGAGCATCAAAGATCGAGCTTAATTCACACATATTTCTTCACATTTTCTCAGGTGAAGATACTGTTCGCCACTGAAACGTTTGCGATGGGCGTGAACATGCCGGCGCGCACGGTGGTGTTCGACGAGATCCGCAAGTTCGACGGGCTGGAGAACCGGATATTGGCACCCGCCGAGTACATACAGATGGCTGGAAGAGCTGGACGGAGAGGTATAACACGCGCAGATAATAAAGAAACTACGAGTATATACGAAAGTCCGCCAACCCGCACGAAGCCATCGTGGTGGACTTGGCCGAAAACCCTTCCTttagaaggagacccgtgcgcCAGCAGTGGCGACGTGATGGGTAGTGATGATTATACGAAAGTTATATTTAGGCTGCGTATCCAGTTGGCAAGCTGCTTGTCGCCGACTGACTTAGCGGCGTATCGGTTTGGTATGCCGAGTGTTCAAGATAACATGAGGCCGATCGACATATTTTTTAGCTCGTAATCGCTGATGATTTAGACATCTCCCAACGAGCGTCACAACACTCTATCATTGGCATTCGTCGTCCAgtcactaccggctacctttCTGAGGGTCTCACTCGAGAACTCGGTTACTCCACCGACAAAATGATAATTTCTTACGAACGCTTACAGGTTCCTAtaccatttatatttttacttaattccTGTATTTATCCAGGTCTAGACGCGACGGGCACGGTGATAGTCCTGTGCAAGGACGGCGTGCCCGAGCTGCGCGACCTCACCGGCATGATGCTGGGCACGCCGCAGGAACTGTCCTCGCAGTTCAGACTCACTTACGCTATGATACTGAGTCTGCTCAGGTAAATATATGATATGATACGTAGGTATGaagataaagtaaaataaacatttcagTACCTGACTCATTGACTGTATTTCTAATTGACTGCAATAAGAAATACAGCCaacaatacagggtgttgtaaaattggtatactaagctgaatcctacatgtgcagcatggtatatctaagcctgaaactgaaatcagaatttggaaattcgcgaaaaaaattatTCATGCCATTACCATGCTGCaaatgtaggtttcggcttagtataccctttttgcaacatcctgtataatccAACCACAAATACAACATAGAGCACAGAGTCACATAAATGGTTTCTAGGTCTGTTTCATCACTCTCATAAGTCATAACACACATAACCTTTGCAGACAGATGACGGATACCACTGGTTACGATAGTTTATGTAATGTGGCAAGTGAGATATTCCATTTACGTTGTTCGAGTGTCGCGCTCTTAACAACGTACTCCAACTTGTTAGGCATCTTCTCTGAACCAAACAACTAGttattattaactataatGTTTACATTATTTCAGGGTCGCCACAGTATCCGTCGAAGGCATGATGCAGAGATCGTTCAGAGAATTCGGCGAAACGAAAATGGCGGAGGACTACAAGAAGAAACTCGAATTGGCCGAAAAGGAATACACCGAAAAGTGTAGCACACCTCTAGCGGGGCACTTGGCACCTCTAGCTACGTTCTACGACACTGCCGCAGAGTACATGGATGTTTTGAACGATATTACGCCGATTTTGTTCGATTCGCCGAAGGTGGCCGAAGAATTTGTTCCTGGAAAGATTCTTATAGTGTCCGTGGGGGCGTTTATCAACCAGTTGGCTGTGTTCTTAAATAAGAGTGGTAAGTATGGATATTTGTATTAGAATGACTCTtgttaaataggtatttaacaaaatttacGCCATCACATGCTGAGTCGGTCGGCTTTTGACCAATTtctttttatacctacaaaaagttccttgtaaataatatttttggatAGTTTTCCTTTCTATTTATTATCCATAATTGCAGACCATTTTACTTATAACTAACTATTTTTTGCAGGCTCCAAGCAAACGCCCTACAAAGTCCTGTTGCTAAACACGGCGAAGAAAGACCAAGAGACTGTGAAATACAATTTCCCCCTCGACGACAACTGGTACAGAATGCTGAGCTTCTCTTCACTCTATGATGGGATAGGCACGGAGGAGAGCACCATGGATCACACCATTATGTGTATATCGCCGAAGCATATTATAGCTATTACGAAAACTACGCTAAAGATTGATGTTAACATGGTCATTAGCGATTGGGATAAACGGCAGATACCAAGGtaagcataatattattgtctTTGTCCTATACAGCTTctgatatttaaattttatgaacaTTTGTTAAAAATTACCAATAATTGGCTATCCAAATTAAGTTAACCTTACCGTAATTAGGTCCCCTGCAGTAAAGTAAAGTGGTAAATCTTTCAGACTTAAAATGCttctaaaaaataaatataaatggaaaattaaaatatcttaaaCTACCTTTACATTCCTTGGTTTTATTAGTAATTTAACAGTCATATCACGAttgcttattatttaaaaatacttataatcaCAATCCTCAGATTCGCGGACTCGGAAGTGGGCGCGACGTGCGCGCGTTGCGTGCAAGAGCTAGCTCGTCTGTCGCACGCCGTGAAGACGCGAGCCACGACGCTCGAGCGAGTGCCCATGACTAAGGCACTGAAGATCACTAGCGGAGAGATCCTGGGACTGCTGGACAGGATGGATAGACTTGCTGTGAGTTTGTTTTGATCAATGATATTTGTGTGGTTGTAGGTGTAGGTATCAGCACTTGGAAGATTTAGTCCAGGCAAGgaccacacacacactcacgccttgtaccaatgtactcccttgcggggtaggcagaggtgcattgctgcacccacttttcgccagagtgttatgttagtcccaatgtaatagggggcgggcctattgccattttacgggcacatccaagacccgagaacaaatatctgtgtttaaacaaatatctgccccagccgggaatcgaacccgggaccttcggctcagtagtcagggtcactaaccactacgccatttggTCGTCTGGTCAGGCAAGGACCAGGTCTACCGAAATgctataaaagtttttttctttagtTAACATTGActatactgtattttttattttaccaaAGTTTACTGACTTTTTGTTCACTTGTGGCTCTATCAGCCAATCCAAGGGCTAAACGCCACGATTTTTTAAATCCATTTTTATATTGAACTGTGTGCGGTCAAGGTCAAAGTTAAAATAATCCTCATTCTTaaccatatttttattcaattccAGAATGAACTAGAAACCCTGAAGAAGAGCACAGAAATAGCGAACTTCCGTTCAGAGTTTGCGATCGTCTACGAACGCAAGCAGACCGAACGAATGCGGGACATGTACAGAAAGCGGCTTTCCTTCAAAAATCTGGCTCTATACCCAGACTACCAACGACGACTGATGGTGTTACGTGAACTTAACTACATAGACGAGCATGACAGTGTGATCCTCAAAGGCAGAGTGGCCTGTGGTATGGGGACGAATGAGTTGATCATATCAGAGTTGGTGTTCAGAAACGTGTTTACGGATAAGACGCCGGCTGAGATCGCCGCGTTGCTCAGTTGTTTCGTGTTCCAAGCGAGAACGCAGATTGAGCCGAAATTGACGGATAAGTTGCAGGAAGGAGTGAAGGCGATAGAGGCGATCGATAATGAATTGGCTGCGATTGAATCTAAGCATTTGGTGAGTTGAGCGTGGTGTTGTTATTCTGCCTTCTAATAGATGCGTTTCGTAACTGCATTATCACTAGTTTCTTCATAGGGTGTAGTTGGTGTcttgtatttaaatattatctcGCTAGGTGGCAGCACTATCATGCCGAAACCATAATAAAGTCGTTTTGAAATTTTTGCCTTCTCTACCTGCCTATCCTTTCAATCTACCTGAGTAGATCTTAACCTTTACCTTTTTATAGGCAAAAAAACACATCGTCCTACTGTAAAAGAGTTGCAATACTCGACATCTTACgttgaaaagtttatttaatattcattGAAAATTCCATAATAGGAGATCTCACACCCGTATAAAGATTCAACATGACCCGTTTCCCCCAGGTGGGTCAATTCGAGGGCCAACCCGACCGGCTCAACTTCGGCCTCGTGCGAGCAGTGTACGAGTGGGCGCTCGAGAAGCCGTTTGCAGAGATCATGCACCTCACTGATGTGCAGGAGGGCATTATTGTCAGGTGCATACAGCAGCTGCATGAGGTATCTaagaacatttaaaaaaatataatagtgtATGTGTGGATGTGTTATATATAtactattacatacatatacatatacatatacatatacatatacatatacatatacatatacatatacatatacatatacatatacatatacatatacatatacatatacatatacatatacatatacatatacatatacatatacatatacatatacatatacatatacatatacatatacatatacatatacatatacatatacatatacacgGCCACCGGTGCCCTAACTAGGCATGGATGTAATATGGGTGTAGGACAGCTGATATTTCGGTACCTATattgtgtctggttgtcgtttatacatctatctatgtatttgtgtagatatattatCAGCTGTCCGGCACCCATAACGCAgattctgcctagcttggggtcgaatggccgtgtgtgagatgtccccacatatgtatttatttattatttactagctgttcccgcgagcttcgcttcgccttaaaaagttttcccgtgggaattccgggataaaaatattctttctcagggtctagaccatattatgtataccgaatttcattcaaatccgttatttattttgggcgtgaaagagtaacagacagacacagttactttcgcatttataatattagttaggatatacataatatttttatattattacggCCACTACACGGGTTCGGTATCGACTTAGATAAATGTCACTATATCgtgattcgccataaatacggcgctgtgatggGTTAACCTGCATTCAACGGGTTAATCGAAGTCGACTACGAACCCGTGTGGTGGccgtaataatataaaaatattatgtatacggTACAGCGGCATTATAAACAACAACCAGACCCAAGCAGCCACCGAGCAGATTTTCTGTCCTGCTCTAGCATTCACTCACGGTATATGTCTGTCTTACCTCCCCCGCTGTGTATGTGCTGTGCTATTACTGTATACAATAATCTAATGATTTGTTTCAACTTTCAGGTACTTATCGATGTGAAGGACGCAGCTGTGTGCATTGGAGACCCGAAACTCCAAACGAAAATGCTAGAAGCTTCAACAGTTATCAAGAGGGATATTGTGTTTGCCGCTAGCTTGTACATAACGCAACGAGAGCTCAATGCATCGTAAAATATTGATCTCtgttttatcattttattgtgaatatttttacttttaggcaataaatctttttattgttttatgatttgcggtacctactacctacccTTATTTACAACCCTGTTTTCTAACCATTGTAAAAATGTGAAAGTTGGTTGTAAGAGAGGAGGAAATTGTTACTTAAACCCTGTGCATTACATCGCCTAAACGTTAATGGAGCATTCAATGATAATTCGCATCTATTACTATACGAGAACGAAACGAAATTAAGGCGGCTGTAGAAAGCTATTTTGAAGAGAAAgagaaatcattttttatggTATAAAGGCGTTATATGCCTGATGTGAAAAATGTATTTCACTTGATTACgtagagaaataaaaatattattttcttttgttttatgccTTGGGCCGAGGACTTTTCAGCCGCCACTCGTGTCGtacatataaatttaataaataataacccTGTGCATTACATCGCTTAAACGTTAATGAATGACAGTGACCTCCAATTTCGCCGCCTCGCGCCTTGGCGATGGGGAATGCAATCCCGGCCTTTATTTGGGATACCGGGATTTCGGGACTGGATGAAGACAattccgggatcccgggatagtCCCGGGATCAGggtcacaaacaaaaacacgtctaacgaatcaaagtttttaggtttagtgtttttataatttaactttgtcagaacatttatgtacttagttgaacaaaaaatatacttcttaaaaaaagataaacaattacttaaaattatacattttgttaatCATCTTACACAAAAtgtatcataattatcttaAAATAAAGATAGGAACTTCTATGTTTGGTAAAATTTGTAATTGCAACCTCTTTATATCTATAGatctaattataattatagtttatatataatacaataatggtacacacacacatggttaaataaaagaaatacctacttatagtgccacaaacttatctgttccggtgagagctcacgtaaatgtctaatatttcttgattctataagattttaagttagcctgtagtggtaattcacccttgcggttt contains the following coding sequences:
- the LOC105393625 gene encoding helicase SKI2W, coding for MSGESEEDFKLPPIFDDLNERVKEYLLKPENLSIHKWERSQTHWPREINIDSLLETDDNQTDPDTTLEVVRHPITGEIIGLEEIQLPLDEDEETLSMSRAPLPPSQATRGSTTQMPFLPAGFEEEQQKILDQITQYGEIDFNLEDDEPGKFLGEELLMVPPGCQGGVIFAEDGYTVLNSEGGENKEQVEKVDGIDLQSKINLEEVVDNNAYLVGLWRDEDDSQSKVPELTKKVQQLTTSDDDDGLLATTAIQPAVQLPELPVLNITGSNIRRGATATEWAEMIDVSLPVPEFREKIKDMAHSYPFELDNFQKQAILKLEEGHHVFVAAHTSAGKTVVAEYAIAMSRRNCTRAIYTSPIKALSNQKYNDFSKMFGEVGLLTGDLQINSTAPCLVMTTEILKSMLYCGSDVTRDLEFVIFDEVHYINNADRGHVWEEVLILLPAHVSIVMLSATVPNTLQFADWVGRTKKRKVYVVSTAKRPVPLCHYLYTGSGGKSKNERFLVVDQDGKFQPRGYNDAVAAKKARENDFKKNFGTKGVKQHLKPKAEQTMWVALIDHLKTNDKLPVVAFTLSRNRCDQNAENLMSTDLTTAREKSHIHTFFQKCLQRLKPPDRQLPQVVRLQRVLTNGIGVHHSGILPLLKEIVEMLFQSGHVKILFATETFAMGVNMPARTVVFDEIRKFDGLENRILAPAEYIQMAGRAGRRGLDATGTVIVLCKDGVPELRDLTGMMLGTPQELSSQFRLTYAMILSLLRVATVSVEGMMQRSFREFGETKMAEDYKKKLELAEKEYTEKCSTPLAGHLAPLATFYDTAAEYMDVLNDITPILFDSPKVAEEFVPGKILIVSVGAFINQLAVFLNKSGSKQTPYKVLLLNTAKKDQETVKYNFPLDDNWYRMLSFSSLYDGIGTEESTMDHTIMCISPKHIIAITKTTLKIDVNMVISDWDKRQIPRFADSEVGATCARCVQELARLSHAVKTRATTLERVPMTKALKITSGEILGLLDRMDRLANELETLKKSTEIANFRSEFAIVYERKQTERMRDMYRKRLSFKNLALYPDYQRRLMVLRELNYIDEHDSVILKGRVACGMGTNELIISELVFRNVFTDKTPAEIAALLSCFVFQARTQIEPKLTDKLQEGVKAIEAIDNELAAIESKHLVGQFEGQPDRLNFGLVRAVYEWALEKPFAEIMHLTDVQEGIIVRCIQQLHEVLIDVKDAAVCIGDPKLQTKMLEASTVIKRDIVFAASLYITQRELNAS